A stretch of the Lactuca sativa cultivar Salinas chromosome 9, Lsat_Salinas_v11, whole genome shotgun sequence genome encodes the following:
- the LOC111920435 gene encoding uncharacterized protein LOC111920435 → MFTDLEFSSMTYYEFVNFFKRFMHEECKKFYYCEPGNSLMKGLNPISNDVEYATFIFDAYGTDGIISVYVDHIGVGVDGWLDDEDNDDDENESCIDGENEDNLDELRNVAFEFNEDVVHMNRTSNDPFLSKLCVDDEDENNIVDDDNGREVEVNIQTHSIFNELLHWKKQKPILGMRFKGPGQVKSMLCNYDVANGYQLCFEKNYRTRLLVRCSKGGCIFRLWASWMSDEESFQIKSLKVDHNCARNFKFGSLVTYAWIGSHYTKEIVESQKISVRKLRLKVMARFGIQVSMGQCRREKKYTLKLVEGVKQGCIEGCRRVIGLDGCFLKGVCKGELLCAIWRDENDKIYPIAWAVVNVENTHNWKWFLELLIDDLNLNLGNGFSLISDQHKGLIEAVKELLPYVEHRQCARHICQNLQKRFTGAIYHTFFWRAFKATIEHAVKVVMKEIETLNPNAHQYLMEKDPKTCRCQEEAHNNHVRGDKIILDGQNLQHEIKGKTMGEIIFVQR, encoded by the exons ATGTTCACTGATCTTGAGTTTTCTTCTATGACTTATTATGAGTTTGTTAACTTCTTCAAACGTTTCATGCATGAAGAGTGTAAAAAGTTTTACTACTGTGAACCAGGCAATTCCCTGATGAAAGGGCTTAATCCCATTTCAAATGATGTGGAATATGCtacttttatttttgatgcttatggAACAGATGGTATAATTTCGGTTTATGTGGATCATATTGGGGTTGGTGTTGATGGGTGGCTTGATGAtgaagataatgatgatgatgaaaatGAGTCTTGTATTGATGGTGAAAATGAAGACAACTTAGATGAACTTAGAAATGTTGCCTTTGAATTTAATGAGGATGTAGTGCATATGAATAGGACATCAAATGATCCTTTCTTGAGTAAGTTATGTGTTGATGATGAGGATGAAAACAACATTGTAGACGATGACAATGGGAGAGAAGTTGAAGTTAACATACAAACTCATTCAATATTTAATGAGTTATTACACtggaaaaaacaaaaaccaattctagggatgagatttaaggGTCCAGGGCAAGTAAAATCAATGTTGTGTAACTATGATGTAGCTAATGGATATCaattgtgttttgaaaaaaattatagGACAAGACTTTTGGTGAGGTGTAGCAAGGGTGGTTGCATATTTAGATTATGGGCTTCCTGGATGAGTGATGAAGAGAGTTTCCAAATCAAGTCACTAAAAGTTGATCATAATTGTGCTAGGAATTTCAAGTTCGGATCATTGGTGACATATGCATGGATTGGGAGTCACTATACCAAAGAGATTGTAGAAAGTCAGAAAATAAGTGTAAGGAAGCTTAGGTTAAAGGTAATGGCCAGGTTTGGTATCCAAGTTAGTATGGGGCAATGTAGAAGAGAAAAGAAGTATACACTGAAACTTGTTGAAG GAGTTAAACAAGGTTGTATTGAAGGGTGTAGAAGGGTAATTGGTCTTGATGGATGTTTTCTTAAAGGTGTTTGTAAGGGAGAATTGCTTTGTGCTATTTGGAGGGATGAAAATGACAAGATATATCCTATTGCTTGGGCAGTGGTTAATGTGGAGAACACGCATAATTGGAAGTGGTTTTTAGAGCTTCTCATTGATGATCTAAACTTGAATTTAGGCAATGGTTTCAGTTTAATCTCAGACCAACATAAG GGTTTGATAGAGGCTGTTAAAGAGTTGCTGCCATATGTAGAGCACAGGCAGTGTGCTAGACATATTTGCCAGAATTTGCAGAAGAGATTTACTGGTGCCATATATCATACCTTTTTTTGGAGAGCATTTAAAGCCACAATTGAGCATGCTGTTAAAGTTGTGATGAAAGAAATTGAGACATTGAACCCAAATGCCCATCAATATCTCATGGagaaagatcctaaaacatg